The Leptospira levettii genome has a segment encoding these proteins:
- a CDS encoding SpiroCoCo family coiled-coil protein translates to MGLEVFLLPFLASVAVTIGLRRLDKSNTKLSQLKRYASKLTEEMQGVALQKIQMVKDAGIDLDILVKQSRKVAEDIQSLSAESRDLFEKIRASKDYLSSLSGEMEQIQDLSNQVRREKQYMEEGLSQINTHKRELREVSEDMEALHNESISMLDTFQNKLNLRSDEILQSVAQKMVELESLLETKSDFLDNSLSKIAETAREKLLTHADVMVNETAGRLDHARKEMDLLLESMKYAQGDLDVRLTKFEDTSSLLSDKVDKFDERLEEKYQRATSKVEEKVSLLEKKIQERFESIVDQVSNTKDSFMKGLSQETDAIKREIEDLSLETLSKRDDIINETRRQADGINQTIIQFQEKYLEAENKLLRQADIRKQELIREIEAFSEEFHRISEELREEANTLKKSALQELKEFDRELETVRSGQEMVIKTSLFDLKKELEERMHSDFKIQKHEMESDLSSIQSQVRELNETITTQTKDVDEYVEELKSALRESAHEILETAEEKAKESEEIVTEKIRIANANLEQFVSKWEEELGKIREDQNYSIEKLQDRLKEIHVEGADLLGEFQNQFQKAKANLETVAETKTKESISRLEDEAKLARSEVERILKHLEESGESFFNLQEEKMDRLNETIDSKISHQLTKLLDKGNVQLGQLEEKISSHLSTVRRNLEESIKRSKDESKKQIETYQRDYEKSFKEIAKESQDFLKDSLNRFHDLKFEIQNGLESLNETKEETLSGFQNELESLKEEILTLSSELETVKEHSDLFASAKQIADESNKAVEEISEALRSLEKGKPDLELVQSAISEFSEMRSQIANELESLKEAQFQTEDIDKQIQILASNLVHVSETMEGFEQSLTEITSIESRVSNLTKEQIKIESFLSSLQESQDSVFHLVENLEGQKHNARELQARLDILDREIDVVEAREKELTETIRQAENRTSFLVEREAQIDSVERKFDKIEELLGDLSDRHRQILTLQKRLEDLKESTKDTKDDLESLLGEADETFEKLSQFLDIVQGAMQNPSASPKMDRKNSGNPLVERKRATIQSLHDNYQWSSEAISEKLNIEKSLVDTILGVRKK, encoded by the coding sequence ATGGGATTAGAAGTCTTTTTATTGCCTTTTTTGGCGAGTGTAGCCGTGACCATCGGACTCCGTCGTTTGGACAAATCCAATACCAAACTGTCCCAATTAAAGAGGTATGCCTCCAAACTCACAGAAGAAATGCAAGGTGTTGCCTTACAAAAAATCCAAATGGTTAAAGATGCCGGGATCGATTTGGACATCCTTGTCAAACAATCACGAAAAGTCGCAGAAGACATCCAATCTTTAAGTGCCGAATCAAGAGACCTCTTCGAAAAAATCAGAGCCAGTAAAGATTACCTCTCTTCTCTTTCGGGAGAGATGGAACAAATCCAAGATTTGAGTAACCAAGTCCGCCGTGAAAAACAGTACATGGAAGAAGGACTCTCCCAAATCAATACCCACAAACGTGAGTTACGTGAAGTATCAGAAGACATGGAAGCACTTCATAATGAATCCATTTCAATGCTCGATACCTTCCAAAACAAATTGAACTTACGAAGTGATGAAATTTTACAATCCGTCGCACAAAAGATGGTGGAACTCGAAAGCCTACTCGAAACCAAATCAGATTTCTTAGACAATTCCCTTTCTAAAATTGCAGAGACCGCTAGAGAAAAATTATTAACCCATGCCGATGTCATGGTGAATGAAACTGCGGGCCGTCTTGATCATGCACGGAAAGAAATGGATTTACTGCTCGAATCCATGAAGTATGCGCAAGGTGATTTAGATGTACGGCTTACAAAGTTTGAAGATACATCTTCTCTTCTCTCCGACAAAGTTGATAAGTTTGATGAAAGACTAGAAGAAAAATACCAAAGGGCAACATCGAAAGTCGAAGAAAAGGTATCACTCCTCGAGAAAAAAATCCAAGAACGTTTTGAATCCATCGTAGACCAAGTAAGTAATACCAAAGATTCCTTTATGAAGGGTCTAAGCCAAGAAACGGATGCGATCAAACGTGAGATTGAAGATCTTTCTCTCGAAACACTTTCCAAACGAGATGACATCATCAATGAAACAAGAAGACAAGCGGATGGTATTAACCAAACCATCATCCAATTCCAAGAAAAATACTTAGAAGCAGAGAATAAACTCCTCCGCCAAGCAGACATCCGCAAACAAGAACTTATCCGCGAGATCGAAGCCTTCTCCGAAGAATTCCATAGAATTTCAGAAGAACTGAGAGAAGAAGCAAACACTCTTAAAAAAAGCGCATTACAAGAGTTAAAAGAATTTGATCGCGAACTCGAAACCGTTCGTTCCGGCCAAGAGATGGTGATTAAAACCTCTCTTTTTGATTTGAAAAAAGAATTAGAAGAAAGAATGCATTCTGATTTCAAAATCCAAAAACATGAAATGGAATCAGACTTAAGCTCCATCCAATCACAAGTGAGAGAACTGAATGAAACCATCACAACTCAAACCAAAGATGTAGATGAATATGTAGAAGAATTGAAGTCAGCACTCCGCGAATCCGCTCACGAAATCTTAGAAACAGCAGAAGAAAAAGCAAAAGAATCCGAAGAGATTGTCACAGAAAAGATACGTATCGCCAATGCGAATTTAGAACAATTTGTAAGCAAATGGGAAGAAGAACTCGGTAAGATCCGCGAAGACCAGAATTATAGTATCGAAAAACTCCAGGATCGCTTAAAAGAAATCCATGTGGAAGGTGCAGATTTACTTGGTGAATTCCAAAACCAATTCCAAAAAGCAAAAGCCAATTTGGAAACTGTGGCGGAAACTAAAACCAAAGAAAGTATCTCTAGGTTGGAAGACGAGGCGAAACTTGCCCGTAGTGAAGTGGAACGAATCCTCAAACATTTAGAAGAGTCAGGTGAATCCTTTTTCAATTTACAAGAAGAGAAGATGGATCGATTGAACGAAACCATCGATTCCAAAATCTCGCACCAACTCACAAAACTTCTCGACAAAGGGAATGTACAACTTGGCCAACTAGAAGAAAAAATTTCGAGCCACCTAAGTACCGTTCGTCGCAATTTAGAAGAAAGTATCAAACGTTCCAAAGACGAATCAAAAAAACAAATTGAGACCTACCAAAGAGATTACGAAAAATCCTTCAAAGAAATTGCGAAAGAAAGCCAAGATTTCTTAAAAGACAGCCTTAACCGTTTCCATGATCTCAAATTTGAAATCCAAAATGGTTTAGAATCTCTAAACGAAACAAAAGAAGAAACTTTGTCTGGTTTCCAAAACGAACTGGAATCTCTCAAAGAAGAAATCTTAACACTTTCGAGTGAACTCGAGACAGTCAAAGAACACTCTGATTTATTTGCGTCCGCCAAACAAATTGCAGACGAATCGAACAAAGCTGTGGAAGAAATTTCAGAAGCTTTACGTTCATTGGAAAAAGGAAAACCAGATTTGGAACTTGTCCAATCGGCAATCTCTGAATTTAGTGAAATGAGATCTCAAATTGCAAACGAACTGGAATCTCTAAAAGAAGCACAGTTCCAAACAGAAGACATCGACAAACAAATCCAAATCCTTGCTTCCAACTTAGTCCATGTATCCGAAACCATGGAAGGATTTGAACAGAGCCTAACAGAAATTACATCCATAGAATCTCGTGTGTCGAATCTTACTAAAGAACAAATCAAAATCGAATCCTTTTTATCCTCACTCCAAGAGTCGCAAGATTCTGTTTTCCATTTGGTGGAAAACCTGGAAGGACAAAAACACAATGCACGGGAGTTGCAAGCTCGCCTCGACATCCTCGACCGCGAAATCGATGTGGTAGAGGCGAGAGAAAAAGAACTCACCGAAACCATCCGCCAAGCGGAAAACCGCACGTCCTTCCTTGTGGAACGAGAAGCACAAATTGATTCCGTGGAACGTAAGTTTGACAAAATCGAAGAACTGCTAGGTGACCTTTCCGACCGCCACCGCCAAATCCTCACCCTGCAAAAACGATTGGAAGACCTCAAAGAATCCACAAAGGACACCAAGGACGATTTGGAATCTCTCCTCGGGGAGGCAGACGAAACTTTCGAAAAACTCTCCCAATTTTTGGACATTGTCCAAGGAGCGATGCAAAATCCTTCCGCTTCCCCCAAAATGGACCGCAAAAATTCGGGAAATCCCTTGGTCGAGCGAAAAAGAGCGACCATCCAGAGCCTGCACGACAACTACCAGTGGTCTTCCGAGGCAATTAGTGAAAAATTAAATATTGAAAAATCCCTCGTGGATACCATCCTCGGAGTTAGAAAGAAATAA
- a CDS encoding rubrerythrin codes for MGQVTETKNDSIPHVLQAIIQNETNHALWLNTLSLLEHIGSRKILLTQSSEDTSEMILRHATEEARHALFFKKAARTIQPEFRSGYQNSSLVRGTAARIYFAKLDTLVRRNLRKVFLEEKTFTYLAYLYTTTVIEKRAMVIYTAYDEILNQNGSPIRLTNLILEEEGHLSEMSAEMYRLDPNASERLAQLEAEEAKIFARFWRQISEFSLN; via the coding sequence ATGGGCCAAGTGACAGAGACAAAAAACGATTCGATCCCACATGTTTTACAAGCCATCATCCAGAATGAAACAAACCATGCTCTTTGGCTAAACACACTTTCCCTTCTCGAACACATTGGATCCCGCAAAATCCTACTCACACAATCGAGTGAAGATACCTCTGAAATGATTCTACGCCATGCCACAGAAGAAGCAAGGCATGCCCTTTTTTTCAAAAAAGCGGCAAGGACCATCCAACCTGAGTTTCGGTCTGGGTACCAAAACTCCTCTTTGGTTCGAGGGACGGCCGCAAGAATTTATTTCGCAAAACTAGACACCCTTGTCCGTAGGAATCTTAGGAAAGTTTTCCTAGAGGAAAAAACCTTCACCTACCTTGCCTACTTGTACACCACAACCGTGATTGAAAAAAGAGCCATGGTCATCTACACAGCGTACGATGAAATTTTGAACCAGAATGGTTCTCCCATCCGCCTAACCAACCTCATCCTAGAAGAAGAAGGCCATTTGTCCGAAATGAGTGCGGAAATGTACCGTTTGGACCCAAATGCTTCCGAAAGGCTTGCGCAATTGGAAGCAGAAGAAGCGAAAATTTTCGCCCGTTTTTGGCGCCAAATCAGCGAATTCTCCCTAAATTAA
- a CDS encoding 1-acyl-sn-glycerol-3-phosphate acyltransferase: MSIKSFIPAKFNLPALWFTDLTLPLLNKLVHNIDSIEISENDIKTLKSLQKERLVYISNHPTTKEPGVAFHVANIMGSRFHYMAAREVFEWGYGFVGDFIQSIGAYSVLAGAPDRESLKASRSILANNAGKLALFPEGEPTSGMNDTLLPFQPGVAQLGIWGLEDALRNDPNATIWVLPTFIKYRMTSSIQTMQRDIDQSLTRMEEKLGISKSGKDIVHRFLSVGKRMMEREEKEYGVPVEESKVDDFDYRLGRMRHAMLDNIARKANIPKWDGDANAIEKLRKILSVLEMVSVGMPDPNGELPSLEMARWARNAATKAYDFISIQTSYIKELPSPERLYEFLYRYENEILGETKSRPHKAVVRLGKPFKINDYLGSYKEDKKKTIDTITERLRDELQSMLVDEKSKSNPLFPSQYIF; this comes from the coding sequence ATGTCAATCAAATCCTTCATTCCTGCAAAGTTCAATCTCCCTGCTCTTTGGTTTACCGATCTGACACTACCTCTACTGAACAAATTGGTTCACAATATCGATTCGATTGAAATCTCTGAAAATGACATAAAAACTTTAAAATCCTTACAAAAGGAACGTTTGGTTTACATTTCCAACCACCCCACAACCAAAGAACCAGGTGTGGCCTTCCATGTTGCAAACATTATGGGTTCTCGTTTTCATTATATGGCAGCAAGGGAGGTATTCGAATGGGGGTATGGGTTTGTTGGTGATTTTATACAGTCAATTGGAGCCTACTCCGTGTTAGCTGGTGCACCTGACCGTGAATCCTTAAAAGCTTCAAGATCCATCCTCGCAAACAATGCAGGCAAATTGGCACTTTTCCCCGAGGGGGAACCTACCAGTGGAATGAATGATACCTTACTCCCCTTCCAACCAGGAGTGGCACAACTCGGGATTTGGGGTTTAGAAGACGCACTGAGAAACGATCCAAATGCTACTATCTGGGTCCTTCCTACTTTCATCAAATATAGGATGACGAGTTCGATCCAAACCATGCAACGAGACATCGACCAAAGTTTGACAAGAATGGAAGAAAAACTCGGAATTTCCAAATCGGGAAAAGACATTGTCCATCGTTTTTTATCAGTGGGAAAACGAATGATGGAACGGGAAGAAAAAGAATATGGTGTCCCGGTAGAGGAAAGTAAGGTCGATGATTTTGATTACCGATTGGGTCGGATGAGACATGCTATGTTAGATAATATCGCAAGAAAAGCAAACATCCCAAAATGGGACGGAGATGCCAATGCGATCGAAAAACTTAGAAAGATACTAAGTGTACTCGAAATGGTATCTGTAGGGATGCCTGACCCCAATGGAGAACTCCCTAGTTTGGAAATGGCAAGGTGGGCAAGAAATGCCGCCACAAAAGCTTATGATTTTATCTCCATACAAACTTCTTATATCAAAGAATTACCGAGCCCAGAACGTTTGTATGAATTTTTATACCGTTATGAAAATGAAATTTTGGGTGAAACCAAATCCAGACCTCACAAAGCAGTCGTTAGGCTAGGAAAACCATTTAAGATCAATGACTATCTTGGTTCTTATAAGGAAGACAAAAAGAAAACGATAGACACGATTACGGAACGTCTAAGAGATGAGTTACAATCTATGTTAGTAGATGAAAAGTCCAAATCAAATCCACTTTTCCCGAGTCAGTATATTTTTTAA
- the lmtA gene encoding lipid A Kdo2 1-phosphate O-methyltransferase yields MALIEELNQQGNFLFRWRSYIPGVILFLSLLYLPYVPYFQGNYMSNLYWLTAAFVVSLAGLFVRCFTIGYTPKNTSGRNTKQQVADVVNQSGIYSLVRHPLYVGNFLLYLGPVLILRDFAFALVYIMFFYLYYERIIFAEEYFLRGKFKDAYLKWADKTPAFIPRLSGYVKPNLDFSFRNIWKREYPSLFGIIVVFTVFDLIQIYFQEPNLRAVDMVGIWKPFHTWFFGFGLVFYVVTRLIVKTTKLLEVEGR; encoded by the coding sequence ATGGCACTTATAGAAGAACTCAACCAACAAGGCAATTTTCTCTTCCGATGGCGCTCCTACATTCCAGGAGTCATTTTGTTCCTTTCCTTACTGTATCTACCGTATGTTCCTTATTTCCAAGGGAATTATATGTCCAATTTGTATTGGTTAACTGCTGCATTTGTAGTTAGTTTAGCAGGTCTTTTCGTAAGATGTTTTACCATTGGTTACACTCCCAAAAATACATCTGGTCGAAATACAAAACAACAAGTTGCAGATGTCGTCAACCAATCAGGGATTTACTCTCTTGTGAGACATCCCCTTTATGTGGGAAACTTTTTACTGTATTTGGGGCCTGTGCTTATCTTACGGGACTTTGCGTTTGCATTGGTTTACATCATGTTCTTTTACCTATATTACGAAAGGATTATCTTTGCTGAAGAATATTTCCTTCGTGGTAAATTCAAAGATGCTTATTTAAAATGGGCAGACAAAACTCCCGCATTTATCCCTCGTTTGTCGGGTTATGTAAAACCGAATTTGGATTTTTCATTTCGTAATATTTGGAAACGAGAATACCCAAGTTTGTTTGGAATCATCGTTGTATTTACAGTGTTTGACCTAATCCAGATTTATTTCCAAGAACCAAACTTACGAGCAGTTGACATGGTTGGAATCTGGAAACCATTTCACACTTGGTTTTTTGGGTTTGGACTTGTGTTTTATGTTGTTACACGTCTCATCGTAAAGACCACCAAACTTTTAGAAGTCGAAGGACGTTAG
- a CDS encoding AAA family ATPase, with product MNHGLILGKFYPPHKGHLHLVQEAKKHCDVLTVLVCSLEKEIIPGELRFEWMKELLPNQNINVIWVKDENPQFPEDHAHFWQIWKRTIESHSPYPIHSLFTSENYGDPLASVLGCKHSPIDIDRNVIPISATKIRESPLKYWEYIPEPIRPYFVKKIVLTGSESVGKTTLSKKLAEWFQTNWVPEFAREYLEKKPSPMEESDFLPIAKGHLVSEVETTKSSNGLLFLDTDLLTTKVYLERYYGSEIPWLTERALGLKYDGSLFLDIDIPWERDKLRDLGDEREEMKTKFLNAMEEAKRDYFLVKGNYLEREKLAIHYVNQIKEQPINPFSFTKEQILLRKIE from the coding sequence ATGAATCATGGGCTCATCCTCGGTAAGTTTTATCCCCCACACAAAGGTCATTTGCATTTGGTTCAGGAAGCAAAAAAACACTGTGATGTACTGACAGTCCTTGTTTGTTCCCTGGAGAAGGAAATCATTCCCGGTGAACTTCGATTTGAATGGATGAAAGAACTCCTACCGAATCAAAACATAAATGTTATTTGGGTAAAGGATGAAAATCCACAGTTTCCAGAAGACCATGCTCATTTTTGGCAAATTTGGAAACGAACCATTGAGTCCCATTCCCCTTACCCGATCCATTCCCTCTTTACGTCTGAAAACTATGGAGACCCCCTAGCATCTGTTCTTGGGTGCAAACACTCTCCCATCGATATCGATAGAAACGTAATCCCTATTTCAGCAACAAAAATCCGTGAATCCCCACTGAAGTATTGGGAATACATTCCAGAACCGATCAGACCTTATTTTGTAAAAAAAATTGTACTCACGGGGAGTGAATCGGTGGGGAAAACGACACTTTCCAAAAAACTAGCAGAATGGTTCCAAACCAATTGGGTCCCTGAATTTGCAAGAGAGTATCTAGAGAAGAAACCAAGCCCAATGGAAGAATCTGATTTTTTACCTATCGCAAAAGGACATTTAGTATCAGAGGTGGAAACAACCAAATCCTCAAACGGACTCTTATTTTTAGATACGGATTTACTTACGACAAAAGTATATTTGGAACGGTATTACGGGTCAGAAATCCCTTGGCTCACCGAACGAGCGCTTGGTTTAAAATACGATGGTTCTCTTTTTTTAGACATCGACATCCCTTGGGAAAGGGACAAATTACGGGACTTAGGTGATGAAAGAGAGGAGATGAAAACAAAATTTTTAAATGCGATGGAAGAGGCAAAAAGAGATTATTTTTTGGTGAAAGGAAATTATTTAGAAAGAGAAAAACTCGCAATACATTATGTGAACCAAATCAAAGAGCAACCTATCAATCCCTTTTCATTCACAAAAGAGCAGATCCTTTTACGTAAGATTGAATGA
- a CDS encoding AMP-binding protein, whose protein sequence is MDSKRTPLLREEWNLEIQKMFESHFAPQWNANIGDRIGEEEFQFVKCFQKDLEFAKEHSLYQTKESILSFIETYQSTSTFFRNQLEGIHWKQNFESIPFTSRDDLQSKITDIIPNDTNLNEMVINPTSGTTGKPILAPNHPKAIGCYVPLIEYSVKKYGVTPVHSPKSTFAIQLCYQENTIVYATCHSLAGGAKFAKINIHPNSWKNPSDLQNFLIEFSPQILTGDPYAFESTMKMGIKYKPEAIHSTALELTPALRKNLSEYFQCPVINFYSLNETGPIAYSCPKNPEWMHLLPHDLYVEVISNETFTPLPTGNIGEIVLTGGRNPYLPLLRYRTGDQGEIQYGTCECGDHFPRLRLLSGRKPVYFQKPNGETVNPIDVARILRKNPFIYQFQVEQVTEVRWECRLSLSDTIEMSESSLEKEKTKIKEELESLFGEGSHVCISTNFPLDGKKQIVFINSYLSQKESKS, encoded by the coding sequence TTGGATTCAAAAAGAACACCACTTTTACGAGAGGAATGGAATCTCGAAATCCAAAAAATGTTCGAGTCACATTTTGCTCCCCAATGGAACGCAAACATCGGGGATCGAATTGGCGAAGAGGAATTTCAGTTTGTAAAGTGTTTCCAAAAAGATTTAGAGTTTGCGAAAGAACATTCTCTTTATCAAACAAAGGAATCGATATTATCCTTTATTGAAACCTACCAAAGTACATCTACATTTTTTAGAAATCAATTGGAAGGGATCCATTGGAAACAAAACTTTGAGTCCATTCCTTTTACAAGTCGTGATGACTTACAATCAAAAATCACAGACATCATCCCAAACGATACAAACTTAAATGAGATGGTGATCAATCCCACTTCTGGTACGACAGGAAAACCAATCCTTGCACCAAACCATCCAAAGGCGATTGGATGTTATGTGCCTCTTATCGAATACAGTGTAAAAAAGTATGGAGTAACTCCCGTCCATTCTCCAAAGTCCACCTTTGCGATTCAACTTTGTTACCAAGAAAATACAATTGTATATGCCACCTGCCATAGTTTGGCGGGAGGTGCCAAATTTGCAAAAATTAATATCCATCCCAATTCATGGAAAAATCCCTCTGATTTACAAAACTTTCTAATAGAATTTTCTCCACAAATTTTAACAGGTGACCCATATGCTTTTGAATCGACAATGAAAATGGGTATCAAATACAAACCAGAAGCCATTCATTCTACTGCTTTAGAATTAACACCTGCTTTACGAAAAAATCTTTCTGAATACTTCCAATGCCCCGTCATCAACTTTTATTCACTGAATGAAACCGGTCCCATTGCTTATTCTTGCCCTAAAAATCCAGAATGGATGCACCTTCTACCACATGATTTGTATGTAGAGGTGATCTCCAATGAAACATTTACTCCACTACCCACTGGCAATATAGGTGAGATTGTCCTTACAGGTGGAAGGAATCCTTACTTACCTCTCCTTAGGTATAGGACTGGTGACCAAGGAGAAATCCAATACGGAACTTGTGAATGTGGCGACCATTTCCCTCGTTTACGCCTGTTATCTGGTAGAAAACCTGTCTACTTCCAGAAACCAAACGGGGAAACAGTAAATCCAATTGATGTCGCAAGGATTCTTAGAAAAAATCCTTTCATTTACCAATTCCAAGTGGAACAAGTCACGGAAGTTAGATGGGAATGTAGGTTATCACTTTCTGACACAATCGAAATGAGTGAATCCAGTTTGGAAAAAGAAAAAACAAAAATCAAAGAGGAACTGGAATCCCTTTTTGGCGAAGGATCCCATGTTTGTATTAGCACCAATTTTCCGTTAGATGGAAAAAAACAAATAGTTTTTATCAATTCCTATCTTTCCCAAAAGGAATCAAAATCATGA
- a CDS encoding vWA domain-containing protein: MDFVKVWESIWEDALKLWSDYVKLSPAKFLFTEQDEKAEGLTTSFAAIRLKDHRVLLSVNQIKTYQLEDFALEILGHEIGHHVYCPGDLADQAKLVYISNVAMPRLNHLTPMIVNIYEDLFINDHLKRQNHLRMEEVYQKLGKQKDPFWNFYMRTYELLWALPTGTLTEGTLSDQIQSDAALVSRMIRNFPNDWAKGMFDFASICFPYFFEGEKESESKQLKSLLDTLDAGKGMSPPSGLSDVEISSELFPLEGVTGSKKSLTPSDYSTICKSMGIDADISEITYRYYKDKALPYLVPFPERRTPGAKEEILEGNDLWDPGSPIEKINWLESTIKSPIIIPGYTTVEDVYGETSSNEIKINPIDLDLFVDCSGSMPNPQQDLSYLTLAGAIIALSALKTGSSVRVTLWSGEREFLTTDGFIQNEKDILKVLTGYFGGGTCFPLELLEDEYKEAPKRKRHILVISDDGIDTMFTQNYPRDPRSIVKNALEQAQGGGSMVLQLYQPNQNPVVKELEQSGWDIYPIQNWTDLIQFSKDFVEKNYVRNQTLH; encoded by the coding sequence GTGGATTTTGTCAAGGTTTGGGAATCAATATGGGAAGATGCTCTCAAACTTTGGAGTGATTATGTAAAACTATCACCTGCAAAATTTTTATTCACCGAACAAGATGAAAAAGCAGAAGGTCTCACTACTTCCTTTGCTGCCATTCGCTTAAAAGACCACAGAGTATTACTTTCCGTTAACCAAATCAAAACCTATCAACTCGAGGATTTTGCTTTGGAAATTTTAGGCCATGAAATCGGACACCATGTATATTGCCCAGGAGATTTGGCTGACCAAGCAAAACTTGTTTATATTTCAAACGTTGCTATGCCAAGGCTAAACCACCTAACACCAATGATAGTGAATATCTACGAAGATTTGTTTATCAACGACCATCTTAAAAGACAAAATCACTTAAGAATGGAGGAAGTGTACCAAAAGTTAGGAAAACAAAAGGATCCTTTTTGGAATTTTTACATGCGTACTTATGAGTTGTTGTGGGCACTTCCCACTGGTACTCTCACCGAGGGAACGTTAAGTGACCAAATCCAATCTGATGCTGCCTTAGTTTCTCGTATGATTCGCAATTTCCCCAATGATTGGGCAAAAGGTATGTTTGATTTTGCCAGTATTTGTTTTCCTTATTTTTTTGAAGGGGAAAAAGAATCCGAATCAAAACAGTTAAAATCTTTGTTAGACACACTTGATGCAGGAAAAGGGATGAGTCCACCTTCTGGATTGTCAGATGTAGAGATATCATCTGAATTGTTTCCTTTAGAAGGTGTCACAGGTTCCAAAAAGTCACTTACTCCTTCAGATTATTCAACCATTTGTAAGAGTATGGGCATTGATGCTGATATTTCAGAAATCACATATAGATATTATAAAGATAAAGCATTACCATACCTTGTTCCCTTTCCCGAACGGAGAACCCCAGGAGCAAAAGAAGAAATTTTGGAAGGAAATGATTTATGGGATCCAGGTTCTCCAATCGAAAAAATCAATTGGTTGGAATCCACGATCAAAAGTCCAATCATCATCCCTGGTTACACAACTGTGGAAGATGTTTATGGTGAAACGTCATCGAATGAAATAAAGATTAACCCAATCGACTTAGACTTGTTTGTTGATTGTTCTGGTTCAATGCCGAATCCACAACAAGATTTATCCTACTTAACTTTGGCTGGTGCTATTATAGCGCTGTCTGCTCTGAAAACAGGGAGTTCCGTGAGAGTTACACTTTGGTCAGGGGAAAGGGAATTTTTAACCACCGATGGATTCATTCAGAATGAAAAGGACATCTTAAAAGTACTGACTGGTTATTTTGGTGGAGGGACTTGTTTCCCTCTGGAACTCTTGGAAGACGAATACAAAGAAGCTCCCAAAAGAAAACGTCACATATTAGTGATATCTGATGATGGGATCGATACAATGTTCACGCAAAACTACCCAAGAGATCCAAGGTCCATCGTTAAGAATGCCCTCGAACAAGCACAAGGTGGAGGTTCTATGGTTTTACAACTCTACCAACCAAACCAAAATCCTGTGGTAAAAGAATTAGAACAAAGTGGATGGGACATTTATCCGATTCAAAATTGGACAGACCTAATTCAGTTTAGTAAAGATTTTGTAGAAAAAAATTATGTTAGAAATCAGACATTACATTAA